In a single window of the Streptomyces cinnabarinus genome:
- a CDS encoding fumarate hydratase has protein sequence MPEFEYTDLLPMGEDTTPYRLVTSEGVSTFEADGRTFLKVEPEALRKLAEEAIHDIQHYLRPAHLAQLRRIIDDPEASGNDKFVALDLLKNANIAAAGVLPMCQDTGTAIVMGKRGQNVLTEGGDEAALSKGIYDAYLNLNLRYSQMAPLTMWEEKNTGSNLPAQIELYATDGGAYKFLFMAKGGGSANKSFLYQETKAVLNESSMMKFLEEKIRSLGTAACPPYHLAIVVGGTSAEYALKTAKYASAHYLDEIPAEGSPLGHGFRDKELEEKVFEVTQKIGIGAQFGGKYFCHDVRVVRLPRHGASCPVAIAVSCSADRQAVAKITAEGVFLEQLETDPARFLPDTTDEHLSAGDDDVVKIGLNQPMDTILAELTKYPVKTRLSLTGPLVVARDIAHAKIKERLDAGEEMPQYLKDHPVYYAGPAKTPEGYASGSFGPTTAGRMDSYVEQFQAAGGSKVMLAKGNRSKQVTDACDAHGGFYLGSIGGPAARLAQDCIKKVEVVEYEELGMEAVWKIEVEDFPAFIVVDDKGNDFFQDPAPAPTFTTIPVRGPGLA, from the coding sequence ATGCCTGAGTTCGAGTACACCGATCTGCTCCCCATGGGAGAGGACACCACCCCCTACCGGCTGGTGACCTCCGAGGGTGTCTCCACCTTCGAGGCCGACGGGCGCACGTTCCTCAAGGTCGAGCCGGAGGCGCTGCGCAAGCTCGCCGAAGAGGCCATCCACGACATCCAGCACTACCTGCGACCCGCGCACCTGGCCCAGCTGCGCCGGATCATCGACGACCCCGAGGCGTCCGGCAACGACAAGTTCGTCGCGCTGGACCTGCTGAAGAACGCGAACATCGCGGCGGCGGGCGTCCTGCCGATGTGCCAGGACACCGGCACGGCCATCGTCATGGGCAAGCGCGGACAGAACGTGCTCACCGAGGGCGGCGACGAGGCGGCCCTGTCGAAGGGCATCTACGACGCCTACCTGAACCTCAACCTGCGCTACTCGCAGATGGCTCCGCTCACCATGTGGGAGGAGAAGAACACCGGCTCCAACCTGCCCGCGCAGATCGAGCTGTACGCCACCGACGGCGGCGCCTACAAGTTCCTCTTCATGGCCAAGGGCGGCGGCTCGGCCAACAAGAGCTTCCTCTACCAGGAGACGAAGGCCGTCCTGAACGAGTCCTCCATGATGAAGTTCCTGGAGGAGAAGATCCGTTCGCTCGGTACGGCCGCCTGCCCGCCCTACCACCTGGCGATCGTGGTCGGCGGCACCTCCGCCGAGTACGCGCTGAAGACCGCGAAGTACGCCTCTGCGCACTACCTCGACGAGATCCCCGCCGAGGGCTCGCCGCTCGGCCACGGCTTCCGGGACAAGGAGCTGGAGGAGAAGGTCTTCGAGGTGACGCAGAAGATCGGTATCGGCGCCCAGTTCGGCGGCAAGTACTTCTGCCACGACGTCCGCGTGGTCCGCCTGCCCCGGCACGGCGCGTCCTGCCCGGTCGCCATCGCCGTCTCCTGCTCCGCCGACCGCCAGGCCGTCGCGAAGATCACCGCCGAGGGCGTCTTCCTGGAGCAGCTGGAGACCGACCCGGCGCGCTTCCTGCCCGACACCACGGACGAGCACCTCTCCGCGGGCGACGACGACGTGGTGAAGATCGGCCTCAACCAGCCGATGGACACGATCCTCGCCGAGCTGACCAAGTACCCGGTCAAGACCCGGCTCTCGCTCACCGGCCCGCTGGTCGTGGCCCGCGACATCGCGCACGCCAAGATCAAGGAGCGGCTGGACGCGGGCGAGGAGATGCCGCAGTACCTGAAGGACCACCCCGTGTACTACGCGGGCCCCGCGAAGACGCCCGAGGGCTACGCGTCCGGCTCCTTCGGCCCGACCACGGCCGGCCGCATGGACTCCTACGTCGAGCAGTTCCAGGCGGCGGGCGGCTCCAAGGTGATGCTGGCCAAGGGCAACCGCAGCAAGCAGGTCACCGACGCGTGCGACGCGCACGGCGGCTTCTACCTCGGCTCGATCGGCGGCCCGGCCGCCCGGCTCGCCCAGGACTGCATCAAGAAGGTCGAGGTCGTCGAGTACGAGGAGCTCGGCATGGAGGCCGTCTGGAAGATCGAGGTCGAGGACTTCCCGGCGTTCATCGTGGTCGACGACAAGGGCAACGACTTCTTCCAGGACCCGGCTCCGGCGCCGACGTTCACGACGATTCCGGTGCGGGGCCCCGGGCTGGCGTAG
- a CDS encoding DUF1707 SHOCT-like domain-containing protein gives MDLEKQTAPVAAAELRASDADRDRIADILREALAEGRLTADEHSERVEGVLNAKTVGELEVFIQDLPAAHARRAAPSYTPVPGRPANLPADPDDTAVAIFSSAVRKGRWRAGRRIHAYAIFGSVEIDLSEALFEYQQVVIKAFAVFGSVEVYVPENVTLRGAGGGVLGSFEVDTLDAEDPAAPVIYLDGWAVLGSVEGRPRRGKLVADILDRVHAKVGKSLRKHLDR, from the coding sequence GTGGACCTTGAGAAGCAGACCGCGCCCGTTGCCGCCGCCGAGCTGCGCGCCTCCGACGCCGACCGTGACCGGATCGCGGACATCCTGCGCGAGGCGCTCGCCGAGGGGCGCCTGACCGCCGACGAGCACAGCGAGCGGGTGGAGGGGGTGCTGAACGCCAAGACGGTGGGTGAGCTGGAGGTCTTCATCCAGGACCTGCCCGCGGCCCACGCCCGCCGCGCGGCCCCGTCGTACACCCCGGTCCCCGGGCGCCCGGCCAACCTCCCCGCCGATCCGGACGACACCGCCGTGGCGATCTTCAGCAGCGCCGTCCGCAAGGGCCGCTGGCGTGCCGGTCGCCGGATCCACGCGTACGCGATCTTCGGCAGTGTCGAGATAGACCTCAGCGAGGCGCTCTTCGAGTACCAGCAGGTCGTCATCAAGGCGTTCGCGGTCTTCGGCAGCGTCGAGGTCTACGTCCCGGAGAACGTCACGCTGCGCGGCGCGGGCGGCGGCGTCCTCGGCAGCTTCGAGGTGGACACGCTCGACGCGGAGGACCCGGCGGCGCCCGTGATCTACCTGGACGGCTGGGCCGTGCTGGGCAGCGTCGAGGGCAGACCGAGGCGCGGCAAGCTGGTGGCGGACATCCTCGACCGGGTCCACGCCAAGGTCGGGAAGAGTTTGCGCAAGCATCTGGATCGTTGA
- a CDS encoding WhiB family transcriptional regulator, producing MLQPPHSSLQVAAVPAQRVPVRDRDQDAPWHTEAVCRRDEAGLFFAPSKEPTAARLSREEAAKRVCARCPVMVECREHALLQPEPYGVWGGLTAAERRVVLARRRRRDLELKKAARATDRIAQAG from the coding sequence GTGCTGCAACCGCCGCATTCGTCCCTGCAGGTAGCTGCCGTTCCGGCCCAGCGGGTGCCAGTGCGAGACAGGGACCAAGACGCCCCGTGGCACACCGAGGCGGTGTGCCGGCGGGACGAGGCCGGCCTGTTCTTCGCCCCCTCCAAGGAGCCCACCGCCGCCCGGCTCTCCCGCGAGGAGGCCGCCAAGCGGGTCTGCGCGCGCTGCCCGGTCATGGTCGAGTGCCGCGAACACGCCCTCCTCCAGCCCGAGCCGTACGGCGTCTGGGGCGGCCTCACCGCGGCGGAACGCCGAGTGGTCCTGGCCCGCCGCAGGCGCCGCGACCTGGAACTGAAGAAGGCCGCAAGGGCAACGGACCGCATAGCGCAAGCAGGCTGA
- the glpX gene encoding class II fructose-bisphosphatase, translated as MTENHHLPSELDVPSEAPDRNLALELVRVTEAAAMAAGRWVGRGDKNGADGAAVRAMRTLVSTVSMNGVVVIGEGEKDEAPMLFNGERVGDGTGPEVDIAVDPIDGTTLTAKGMPNAIAVLAATERGAMFDPSAVFYMDKLVTGPEAADFVDINAPVSVNIRRVAKAKRSTPEDVTVVILDRPRHEGIIKEIRDAGARIKLISDGDVAGSIYALREGTGVDMLLGIGGTPEGIISACAVKCLGGTIQGKLWPKDDEERQRAIDAGHDLDRVLTTEDLVTGENVFFVATGITDGELLRGVRYRADSAVTESIVMRSKSGTVRRISSEHRLSKLRAYSAIDFDRAK; from the coding sequence ATGACCGAAAATCATCATCTGCCGTCCGAGCTCGATGTTCCCTCCGAGGCTCCCGACCGCAACCTCGCCCTGGAGCTCGTCCGGGTGACCGAGGCCGCCGCCATGGCCGCGGGCCGCTGGGTCGGGCGGGGCGACAAGAACGGTGCCGACGGTGCCGCGGTACGCGCCATGCGCACCCTCGTCTCCACCGTGTCGATGAACGGCGTGGTCGTCATCGGCGAGGGCGAGAAGGACGAGGCGCCGATGCTCTTCAACGGGGAGCGGGTCGGCGACGGCACCGGGCCCGAGGTGGACATCGCGGTCGACCCGATCGACGGCACCACACTGACCGCCAAGGGCATGCCCAACGCCATCGCCGTGCTCGCGGCGACGGAGCGCGGGGCGATGTTCGACCCGTCCGCCGTGTTCTACATGGACAAGCTGGTCACCGGGCCCGAGGCGGCGGACTTCGTCGACATCAACGCGCCGGTGTCGGTGAACATCCGCCGGGTCGCCAAGGCCAAGCGCTCCACGCCCGAGGACGTCACCGTCGTCATCCTGGACCGGCCCCGGCACGAGGGGATCATCAAGGAGATCCGGGACGCCGGTGCGCGGATCAAGCTGATCTCCGACGGTGATGTCGCCGGGTCGATCTACGCGCTGCGCGAGGGCACGGGCGTCGACATGCTGCTCGGTATCGGCGGTACGCCGGAGGGCATCATCTCGGCCTGTGCCGTGAAGTGCCTCGGCGGCACGATCCAGGGCAAACTGTGGCCGAAGGACGACGAGGAGCGGCAGCGGGCGATCGACGCGGGGCACGATCTGGACCGGGTGCTGACCACGGAGGATCTGGTGACCGGGGAGAACGTGTTCTTCGTCGCCACCGGGATCACGGACGGGGAGTTGCTGCGTGGGGTGCGGTACCGGGCGGACTCCGCTGTCACCGAGTCGATCGTGATGCGGTCCAAGTCGGGGACGGTGCGGCGGATCAGCTCCGAGCACCGGCTGAGCAAGCTGCGGGCTTACAGCGCGATTGACTTCGATCGGGCCAAGTAA
- a CDS encoding DUF4245 domain-containing protein produces the protein MAGTSAKQKSVRNMVLSLAVTILAAGVVYIFIPHEDAAPDVPRVDYRVELLTARRAAAYPVVAPEGLAQEWKATSVRFRGDQGDTWHLGFHAPDGEYVQVRQSTQKPKAFIDEATQGAHATKATQEVAGRNWTRYTGGRYDALVLKEDGATTVVAGTGSFGQLAEMAGALKTK, from the coding sequence GTGGCAGGTACGAGCGCTAAGCAGAAGTCGGTCCGGAACATGGTCCTCTCCCTCGCGGTGACCATTCTCGCCGCGGGGGTCGTGTACATCTTCATCCCGCACGAGGACGCCGCGCCGGATGTCCCCCGGGTCGACTACCGCGTCGAGCTCCTCACGGCCCGGCGCGCGGCTGCCTACCCGGTGGTGGCCCCCGAGGGCCTGGCCCAGGAATGGAAGGCGACCTCGGTGCGCTTCCGGGGCGACCAGGGTGACACCTGGCACCTCGGCTTCCACGCCCCCGATGGGGAGTACGTCCAGGTCCGCCAGTCCACTCAGAAGCCGAAGGCCTTCATCGACGAGGCCACCCAGGGCGCCCACGCGACCAAGGCCACCCAGGAGGTCGCGGGCCGGAACTGGACCCGGTACACCGGCGGCCGCTACGACGCCCTGGTGCTCAAGGAGGACGGCGCCACGACCGTCGTGGCCGGCACGGGCTCGTTCGGCCAGCTCGCGGAGATGGCGGGCGCGCTGAAGACGAAGTGA
- a CDS encoding malonic semialdehyde reductase, with product MSLVLDPAAQDLLFREARTANTFTDEPVTEEQVQAIYDLVKFGPTAFNQSPLRVTLVRSAEARERLVQHMAEGNQAKTSTAPLVAILSADNEFHEELPQLFPHFPQAKDAFFAERPVREGSATLNAALQAAYFIIGVRAAGLAAGPMTGLDFEGIRKEFLDDDHTPLMVVNIGKPGEDAWFPRSPRLSYDEVVTTV from the coding sequence ATGTCTCTCGTTCTTGACCCCGCCGCCCAGGACCTGCTGTTCCGCGAGGCCCGCACCGCGAACACCTTCACCGACGAGCCGGTGACCGAGGAGCAGGTGCAGGCGATCTACGACCTGGTCAAGTTCGGCCCGACCGCCTTCAACCAGTCGCCGCTGCGCGTCACCCTGGTCCGCTCCGCCGAGGCCCGTGAGCGCCTGGTGCAGCACATGGCCGAGGGCAACCAGGCCAAGACCTCCACCGCCCCGCTGGTCGCGATCCTCTCCGCGGACAACGAGTTCCACGAGGAGCTGCCGCAGCTCTTCCCGCACTTCCCGCAGGCCAAGGACGCCTTCTTCGCCGAGCGCCCGGTCCGCGAGGGCTCCGCCACGCTGAACGCCGCCCTCCAGGCCGCGTACTTCATCATCGGCGTCCGCGCCGCGGGCCTGGCCGCCGGTCCGATGACCGGTCTGGACTTCGAGGGCATCCGCAAGGAGTTCCTGGACGACGACCACACCCCGCTGATGGTGGTCAACATCGGCAAGCCGGGCGAGGACGCCTGGTTCCCGCGCTCCCCGCGACTGTCGTACGACGAGGTCGTCACCACCGTCTGA
- a CDS encoding exodeoxyribonuclease VII small subunit, which translates to MTGRVDEALGYEQARDELIEVVRRLEAGGTTLEESLALWERGEELAKVCRRWLDGARARLDAALAEEAAEEAEAEEE; encoded by the coding sequence ATGACCGGCAGGGTGGATGAGGCGCTCGGCTACGAGCAGGCGCGCGACGAGCTGATCGAGGTCGTACGGCGTCTTGAGGCGGGCGGTACGACGCTGGAGGAGTCCCTGGCGCTGTGGGAGCGCGGGGAGGAGCTGGCCAAGGTGTGCCGGCGCTGGCTGGACGGTGCGCGGGCGCGGCTGGACGCGGCGCTGGCCGAGGAAGCGGCGGAAGAGGCGGAGGCCGAGGAGGAGTAG
- the xseA gene encoding exodeoxyribonuclease VII large subunit: protein MALNTSAETPLPVGEVSRLIGGWIDRLGAVWVEGQITQLSRRPGAGVVFLTLRDPSYDISVSVTCYRQVFDAVADVVSEGARVVVLAKPEWYAPRGQLSLRAAEIRPVGVGELLARLEQLKKALAGEGLFAPERKRPLPFLPQLIGLVCGRASAAERDVLENARHRWPAVRFEVRNVAVQGVHAVPQVVQAVKELDEIDDVDVIIVARGGGSVEDLLPFSDEQLVRTVAACRTPVVSAIGHEPDNPLLDHVADLRASTPTDAAKKVVPDVGEEYERVRMLRDRARRCVGAVVEREERGLAHALARPSIQDPHRMIDERADQVAALLDRGRRTLGHLLDRADSELTHTHARVVALSPAATLKRGYAVLQKADGHVVRDPEEVSGDEVLRARVSEGEFVVRVDS from the coding sequence ATGGCTCTCAACACGTCCGCGGAAACCCCGCTGCCCGTCGGTGAGGTGTCACGGCTCATCGGGGGGTGGATCGACCGGCTCGGCGCGGTGTGGGTCGAGGGGCAGATCACCCAGCTGTCGCGGCGGCCGGGCGCCGGGGTGGTGTTCCTGACGCTGCGGGACCCGTCGTACGACATCTCCGTGAGTGTCACCTGCTACCGGCAGGTCTTCGACGCCGTCGCGGACGTGGTGAGCGAGGGCGCGCGGGTCGTCGTACTGGCGAAACCCGAGTGGTACGCCCCGCGCGGGCAGTTGTCGCTGCGGGCGGCGGAGATCAGGCCCGTCGGTGTGGGTGAGCTGCTCGCGCGGCTGGAGCAGCTGAAGAAGGCGCTGGCGGGCGAGGGGCTGTTCGCGCCGGAGCGGAAGCGGCCGCTGCCGTTCCTGCCGCAGCTCATCGGCCTGGTCTGCGGCCGGGCCTCGGCAGCCGAGCGGGACGTGCTGGAGAACGCCCGGCACCGCTGGCCCGCCGTCCGGTTCGAGGTGCGCAATGTCGCCGTGCAGGGAGTGCACGCGGTGCCGCAGGTCGTGCAGGCGGTGAAGGAGCTCGACGAGATCGACGACGTCGACGTGATCATCGTGGCGCGCGGTGGCGGCAGCGTGGAGGATCTGCTGCCGTTCTCCGACGAGCAGTTGGTGCGGACCGTCGCCGCCTGCCGTACGCCGGTCGTCTCCGCGATCGGGCACGAGCCCGACAACCCGCTGCTGGACCATGTCGCCGACCTGCGCGCCTCCACCCCGACCGACGCCGCCAAGAAGGTCGTACCGGACGTGGGCGAGGAGTACGAGCGGGTGCGGATGCTGCGCGACCGTGCCCGGCGGTGCGTCGGGGCCGTCGTCGAGCGGGAGGAGCGGGGGCTCGCCCATGCGCTGGCCCGGCCGTCGATACAGGATCCGCACCGGATGATCGACGAGCGCGCCGATCAGGTCGCCGCCCTCCTGGACCGCGGCCGCCGCACGCTCGGCCATCTCCTGGACCGCGCCGACTCGGAGCTGACGCACACGCACGCACGCGTGGTGGCGCTGTCCCCGGCGGCGACCCTGAAGCGCGGGTACGCCGTGCTCCAGAAGGCCGACGGTCATGTCGTCCGGGACCCGGAGGAGGTCAGCGGCGACGAGGTGCTGCGGGCGCGGGTCTCCGAGGGTGAGTTCGTTGTCAGAGTCGATTCTTAG
- a CDS encoding 4-hydroxy-3-methylbut-2-enyl diphosphate reductase, with product MTASPGRRVLLAAPRGYCAGVDRAVIAVEKALEQYGAPIYVRHEIVHNKYVVQTLEKKGAIFVEQTEEVPPGNIVMFSAHGVAPVVHEEAARGQLATIDATCPLVTKVHKEAVRFAGDDYDILLIGHEGHEEVIGTSGEAPDHITLVDGPADVAKVQVRDESKVVWLSQTTLSVDETMETVDALKEKFPQLISPPSDDICYATQNRQLAVKQMGAEAELVIVVGSRNSSNSKRLVEVAKLAGSREAYLVDFASEIDEAWLEGVSTVGVTSGASVPEILVEEVLEYLAQRGYGDVELVKAAEESITFSLPKELRRDLREEAAALIAERTAGRPGDSRE from the coding sequence ATGACTGCTTCGCCTGGCCGCCGTGTCCTGCTCGCCGCCCCCCGTGGCTACTGTGCGGGCGTGGACCGCGCCGTGATCGCCGTCGAGAAGGCCCTGGAGCAGTACGGGGCCCCGATCTACGTCCGGCACGAGATCGTGCACAACAAGTACGTCGTGCAGACCCTGGAGAAGAAGGGCGCCATCTTCGTCGAGCAGACCGAAGAGGTCCCGCCGGGCAACATCGTCATGTTCTCGGCGCACGGCGTCGCCCCCGTCGTCCACGAAGAGGCCGCGCGCGGGCAGCTCGCCACCATCGACGCCACGTGCCCGCTCGTCACCAAGGTCCACAAGGAAGCCGTCCGCTTTGCGGGCGACGACTACGACATCCTCCTGATCGGCCACGAGGGCCACGAGGAGGTCATCGGCACCTCCGGCGAAGCCCCCGACCACATCACCCTCGTCGACGGCCCCGCGGACGTCGCCAAGGTCCAGGTCCGCGACGAGTCGAAGGTCGTGTGGCTATCCCAGACCACCCTCAGCGTGGACGAGACCATGGAGACCGTCGACGCGCTGAAGGAGAAGTTCCCGCAGCTCATCTCCCCGCCGAGCGATGACATCTGCTACGCCACGCAGAACCGTCAGCTCGCCGTGAAGCAGATGGGCGCCGAGGCCGAGCTGGTGATCGTCGTCGGCTCGCGCAACTCCTCCAACTCCAAGCGGCTCGTCGAGGTCGCCAAGCTCGCCGGCTCCCGCGAGGCCTACCTGGTGGACTTCGCCAGCGAGATCGACGAGGCCTGGCTGGAGGGCGTCAGCACGGTCGGCGTCACCTCCGGCGCCTCCGTCCCGGAGATCCTCGTCGAGGAGGTCCTGGAGTATCTCGCCCAGCGCGGGTACGGCGATGTCGAGCTGGTGAAGGCGGCCGAGGAGTCGATCACCTTCTCGCTGCCGAAGGAGCTGCGCCGGGACCTGCGCGAGGAGGCCGCGGCCCTGATCGCGGAGCGCACGGCGGGACGTCCGGGGGACTCCCGGGAGTGA
- the ppgK gene encoding polyphosphate--glucose phosphotransferase has product MQIFGVDIGGSGIKGAPVDLDRGDLAEERHKVLTPHPATPDGVADGVRQVVDHFGWTGPVGLTFPGVVTGGSTIRTAANVDKSWIDTDARARFSERLGGLPVTVVNDADAAGVAEVAFGAGQGRKGTVILLTFGTGIGSALFVDGALVPNTELGHLELHGHDAEKRASSKAKEDGELTWEHWARRVQKYLAHVEMLFSPELFIIGGGVSRKSQKFLHYIEDIKADIVPAQLQNNAGIVGAAMHAAKG; this is encoded by the coding sequence ATGCAGATCTTCGGTGTGGACATCGGCGGGTCCGGTATCAAGGGCGCCCCTGTGGACCTGGACAGGGGCGACCTGGCCGAGGAGCGCCACAAGGTGCTCACCCCGCATCCGGCGACACCGGACGGGGTGGCCGACGGCGTCAGGCAGGTCGTCGACCACTTCGGCTGGACGGGCCCGGTCGGGCTGACCTTCCCGGGCGTGGTGACCGGCGGGTCGACGATCCGCACCGCGGCCAACGTCGACAAGAGCTGGATCGACACCGACGCGCGCGCCCGGTTCAGCGAGCGCCTCGGGGGCCTGCCGGTGACGGTGGTCAACGACGCGGACGCGGCCGGTGTCGCCGAGGTCGCCTTCGGCGCCGGACAGGGCCGCAAGGGCACCGTCATCCTGCTCACCTTCGGCACCGGCATCGGCAGCGCCCTGTTCGTCGACGGCGCCCTGGTGCCCAACACCGAGCTCGGCCATCTGGAGCTGCACGGCCATGACGCGGAGAAGCGGGCCTCCAGCAAGGCCAAGGAGGACGGCGAGCTGACCTGGGAGCACTGGGCGCGCCGGGTCCAGAAGTACCTCGCCCACGTGGAGATGCTGTTCTCGCCGGAGCTGTTCATCATCGGCGGCGGCGTCAGCCGCAAGTCGCAGAAGTTCCTGCACTACATCGAGGACATCAAGGCGGACATCGTCCCTGCCCAGCTGCAGAACAACGCGGGCATCGTGGGGGCGGCGATGCACGCGGCGAAGGGGTAG
- a CDS encoding DUF6542 domain-containing protein, with the protein MSRLPNPRLTGLGVGLFCLVLMLALGSLVSLLFGSSLTVYGVLFLPVCVLTAAWVRRADLVTAVIIVPIAFALGLLPVADGGGGGTGDRLMGLFTALATEAGWLYGGTLVTGVIVTVRKVRQMRRRVARNRMAG; encoded by the coding sequence GTGAGCCGGCTGCCCAACCCCCGGCTCACCGGACTCGGCGTCGGTCTCTTCTGCCTGGTCCTGATGCTCGCGCTCGGCTCACTGGTCTCGCTGCTGTTCGGCTCGTCGCTCACGGTCTACGGCGTGCTGTTCCTGCCGGTGTGCGTGCTGACCGCGGCCTGGGTGCGCAGGGCCGACCTGGTGACCGCGGTCATCATCGTGCCGATCGCCTTCGCGCTGGGCCTGCTGCCCGTCGCCGACGGCGGTGGCGGCGGCACCGGTGACCGGCTGATGGGCCTGTTCACCGCGCTCGCCACCGAGGCCGGCTGGCTGTACGGCGGCACCCTGGTCACCGGGGTGATCGTGACCGTGCGCAAGGTCCGCCAGATGCGCCGCCGGGTCGCCCGCAACCGAATGGCCGGGTGA
- the ychF gene encoding redox-regulated ATPase YchF: MSLTIGIVGLPNVGKSTLFNALTKNDVLAANYPFATIEPNVGVVGVPDARLTKLAEIFGSQRVLPATVDFVDIAGIVRGASEGEGLGNKFLANIRESDAICQVIRAFKDENVVHVDGKVSPKDDIETINTELILADLQTIEKVLPRLQKESRIKKDVAPKVKAVEEAKEILEKGDTLFSVGIAQGSGREELLHDLHLLTTKPFLYVFNVDEDELTDDAFKDEQRALVAPAEAIFLNAKLEADLAELDEEDAMELLESVGAEEPGLATLARVGFNTLGLQTYLTAGPKESRAWTIKRGATAPEAAGVIHTDFQKGFIKAEVISFTDLVETGSVAEARAKGKARMEGKEYVMQDGDVVEFRFNV; this comes from the coding sequence GTGTCGCTCACGATCGGAATCGTCGGTCTGCCGAATGTCGGCAAGTCGACCCTGTTCAACGCCCTGACCAAGAACGACGTGCTGGCGGCCAACTACCCGTTCGCCACGATCGAGCCCAACGTCGGCGTGGTGGGTGTCCCCGACGCCCGCCTGACCAAGCTGGCCGAGATCTTCGGGTCCCAGCGCGTCCTCCCGGCGACGGTCGACTTCGTCGACATCGCCGGCATCGTGCGCGGCGCCTCCGAGGGTGAGGGCCTGGGCAACAAGTTCCTGGCGAACATTCGTGAGTCCGACGCGATCTGCCAGGTCATCCGGGCCTTCAAGGACGAGAACGTCGTGCATGTCGACGGCAAGGTCTCGCCGAAGGACGACATCGAGACGATCAACACCGAGCTGATCCTCGCCGACCTCCAGACGATCGAGAAGGTCCTGCCCCGCCTCCAGAAGGAGTCGCGGATCAAGAAGGACGTCGCGCCGAAGGTCAAGGCGGTCGAGGAGGCCAAGGAGATCCTGGAGAAGGGCGACACGCTCTTCTCCGTGGGCATCGCCCAGGGCTCCGGGCGCGAGGAGCTCCTGCACGACCTGCACCTCCTCACCACTAAGCCCTTCCTCTACGTCTTCAACGTCGACGAGGACGAGCTGACCGACGACGCCTTCAAGGACGAGCAGCGCGCCCTGGTCGCCCCCGCCGAGGCGATCTTCCTCAACGCCAAGCTGGAGGCGGACCTCGCCGAGCTGGACGAGGAGGACGCCATGGAGCTCCTGGAGTCGGTCGGCGCGGAGGAGCCCGGCCTGGCCACCCTCGCCCGCGTCGGCTTCAACACCCTCGGCCTCCAGACCTACCTCACGGCCGGCCCCAAGGAATCCCGCGCCTGGACCATCAAGAGGGGCGCCACGGCCCCCGAGGCCGCCGGAGTCATCCACACCGACTTCCAGAAGGGCTTCATCAAGGCGGAGGTCATCTCCTTCACCGACCTGGTGGAGACGGGATCGGTGGCCGAGGCCCGAGCGAAGGGCAAGGCCCGGATGGAGGGCAAGGAGTACGTCATGCAGGACGGGGATGTGGTGGAGTTCCGCTTCAACGTCTAG
- a CDS encoding gluconokinase: MPRTTEHRAPCIVVTGVAGTGKTTVARLLAQRMALPFAEGDDFHSPTAIAKMSAGTPLDDADRRPWLDSIGRWLHERDTAGSGGIVTCSALKRRYRDTLRAACPSVFFLHLTATRAQLLDRISKRTGHYMPTSLLDSQLATLEPLALDEHGATLDASPAPRTVADTATRLIPGPAR; the protein is encoded by the coding sequence ATGCCCCGCACGACCGAGCATCGGGCCCCCTGCATCGTTGTCACCGGTGTGGCCGGTACCGGAAAGACCACGGTGGCCCGCCTGCTCGCGCAGCGGATGGCCCTCCCCTTCGCGGAGGGCGACGACTTCCACTCCCCCACCGCCATCGCCAAGATGTCCGCCGGCACTCCCCTCGACGACGCGGACCGCCGGCCGTGGCTGGATTCCATCGGCCGCTGGCTGCACGAACGCGACACGGCGGGCAGCGGCGGCATCGTGACCTGCTCCGCCCTCAAGCGCCGCTACCGGGACACCCTGCGAGCAGCCTGCCCCAGCGTCTTCTTCCTCCACCTCACAGCCACCCGCGCCCAACTCCTGGACCGCATCAGCAAACGCACCGGCCACTACATGCCGACATCACTCCTGGACTCCCAACTGGCCACCCTCGAACCCCTGGCCCTCGACGAGCACGGCGCCACCTTGGACGCCAGCCCGGCCCCCCGCACAGTCGCCGACACGGCCACGCGTCTCATCCCGGGACCGGCCCGATAG